A region of Streptomyces sp. NBC_01788 DNA encodes the following proteins:
- a CDS encoding NAD+ synthase has product MPQLRLALNQIDSRVGDLAGNSEAIVRRARESAERGAHLAVFPEMALTGYPVEDLALRSSFVEASRAALRALAARLAAEGLGELPVLVGYLDRGETAQPKYGMPAGAPQNAAAVLHRGEVVLSFAKHHLPNYGVFDEFRYFVPGDTMPVLRVHGVDVALAICEDLWQDGGRVPAARSVGAGLLVSVNASPYERLKDDTRLDLVRKRAQEAGCTLAYLAMTGGQDELVFDGDSIVVSPDGEVVARAPQFAEDLMVLDLDLPAAAADAPTGVVDDGLRIDRLVLSDEPLPAYEPLPAGEYAARMDDDEEVYTALVVGLRAYVRKNGFRSVLIGLSGGIDSALVAALACDAVGPENVYGVSMPSKYSSEHSRDDAAELARRTGLNFRTVPIAPMFDAYMGSLGLTGLAEENLQSRLRGTLLMAVSNQEGHIVLAPGNKSELAVGYSTLYGDSVGAYGPIKDVYKTSVFRLAEWRNRAAAERGETPPIPENSITKPPSAELRPGQVDTDSLPDYPVLDAILELYVDQDKGADLIVAAGYDRELVAKTLRMVDTAEYKRRQYPPGTKISAKGFGKDRRLPITNGWRESA; this is encoded by the coding sequence GTGCCTCAACTACGTCTCGCTCTGAACCAGATCGACTCGCGCGTCGGAGACCTCGCCGGGAACTCCGAGGCGATCGTCCGCCGGGCCCGGGAGTCCGCCGAGCGCGGAGCGCACCTCGCGGTGTTCCCGGAGATGGCGCTGACCGGGTACCCCGTCGAGGACCTGGCCCTCAGGTCGTCCTTCGTGGAGGCGTCCCGCGCCGCGCTGCGCGCCCTCGCCGCCCGGCTCGCCGCGGAGGGCCTCGGGGAGCTGCCGGTGCTCGTCGGCTACCTCGACCGCGGTGAGACCGCCCAGCCGAAGTACGGCATGCCGGCCGGCGCACCGCAGAACGCGGCGGCGGTGCTGCACCGCGGCGAGGTGGTGCTGAGCTTCGCCAAGCACCACCTGCCCAACTACGGCGTCTTCGACGAGTTCCGCTACTTCGTCCCCGGCGACACCATGCCGGTCCTGCGCGTGCACGGCGTCGACGTCGCGCTCGCCATCTGCGAAGACCTGTGGCAGGACGGCGGCCGGGTGCCGGCCGCGCGCAGCGTCGGCGCGGGGCTGCTGGTCTCGGTCAACGCCTCGCCCTACGAGCGTCTGAAGGACGACACCCGCCTCGACCTGGTCCGCAAGCGGGCCCAGGAGGCCGGCTGCACCCTCGCCTACCTCGCCATGACCGGCGGGCAGGACGAGCTGGTCTTCGACGGCGACTCGATCGTGGTCTCGCCGGACGGCGAGGTGGTCGCGCGGGCGCCGCAGTTCGCCGAGGACCTCATGGTGCTGGACCTGGACCTGCCCGCCGCCGCGGCGGACGCCCCGACGGGCGTGGTCGACGACGGTCTGCGCATCGACCGCCTGGTGCTGTCCGACGAGCCGCTGCCCGCCTACGAGCCGCTGCCGGCCGGCGAGTACGCCGCGCGCATGGACGACGACGAGGAGGTCTACACGGCCCTGGTCGTGGGCCTGCGCGCGTACGTGCGCAAGAACGGCTTCCGCTCCGTGCTGATCGGCCTGTCCGGCGGCATCGACTCCGCGCTGGTCGCGGCGCTCGCCTGCGACGCGGTGGGCCCCGAGAACGTGTATGGCGTCTCCATGCCGTCCAAGTACTCCTCCGAGCACTCCAGGGACGACGCCGCGGAGCTGGCACGCCGCACCGGCCTGAACTTCCGCACCGTCCCGATCGCCCCGATGTTCGACGCCTACATGGGCTCCCTCGGCCTGACGGGTCTGGCCGAGGAGAACCTCCAGTCCCGGCTGCGCGGCACGCTGCTGATGGCGGTCTCCAACCAGGAGGGCCACATCGTCCTCGCACCCGGCAACAAGTCGGAGCTGGCGGTGGGCTATTCGACGCTGTACGGCGACTCGGTGGGCGCGTACGGCCCGATCAAGGACGTGTACAAGACGTCGGTCTTCCGGCTGGCCGAGTGGCGCAACCGGGCCGCGGCCGAGCGGGGCGAGACCCCGCCGATCCCGGAGAACTCCATCACCAAGCCGCCGAGCGCGGAGCTGCGCCCCGGCCAGGTGGACACCGACTCGCTGCCGGACTACCCGGTGCTGGACGCGATCCTGGAGCTCTACGTCGACCAGGACAAGGGCGCCGACCTGATCGTCGCGGCCGGGTACGACCGTGAGCTGGTCGCGAAGACGCTCCGCATGGTCGACACGGCCGAGTACAAGCGGCGCCAGTACCCGCCGGGCACGAAGATCTCCGCGAAGGGCTTCGGGAAGGACCGGCGCCTGCCGATCACCAACGGCTGGCGGGAGTCGGCGTAG
- a CDS encoding endonuclease/exonuclease/phosphatase family protein gives MARQAYVTQTAGGSGPGHRGGRLRRLAHGLTDGRRGDAGIWRRGLLLAAFAVAIALVMVVHAQIPNRIGNLGSLIETFLPWAGLFVPLLLVLALVRRSATALIAVLLPVIVWLNQFGGLLTDKTGTGGELMVATHNVNADNPDPSGTARELAASGAQVLALEELKTSALPVYERTLAPQYRYHSVQGTVGLWSKYPISGVRAVDIKLGWTRAMRASVATPEGSVAVYVAHMPSVRVKLNAGFTAAQRDESADALGEAIAGEQLPRVVLLGDLNGTMNDRSLNAVTSQMRSTQGAAGSGFGFSWPASLPMARIDQIMVRGVEPVSSWTLPRTGSDHLPIAARVNVTTSETGS, from the coding sequence ATGGCGCGACAGGCGTACGTGACGCAGACGGCGGGCGGTTCGGGTCCCGGGCACCGGGGAGGCCGGCTGCGGCGTCTGGCGCACGGCCTCACCGACGGCCGGCGCGGCGACGCCGGGATCTGGCGCCGGGGCCTCCTCCTCGCCGCGTTCGCGGTCGCCATCGCCCTGGTGATGGTGGTGCACGCGCAGATCCCCAACCGGATCGGCAACCTCGGCAGCCTCATCGAGACCTTCCTGCCGTGGGCGGGCCTGTTCGTACCGCTGCTGCTGGTCCTGGCCCTGGTGCGCAGGTCGGCGACCGCGCTGATCGCCGTGCTGCTGCCCGTGATCGTCTGGCTCAACCAGTTCGGCGGCCTGCTCACCGACAAGACGGGCACCGGCGGCGAACTGATGGTCGCCACGCACAACGTCAACGCCGACAACCCCGACCCGTCCGGCACCGCCCGGGAACTGGCCGCCTCCGGGGCCCAGGTGCTCGCCCTGGAGGAGCTGAAGACCTCCGCGCTCCCCGTCTACGAGCGGACGCTCGCCCCGCAGTACCGGTACCACTCGGTGCAGGGCACGGTCGGGCTGTGGAGCAAGTACCCGATCAGCGGCGTCCGCGCCGTCGACATCAAGCTGGGCTGGACGCGCGCCATGCGCGCCAGCGTGGCCACGCCCGAGGGGTCCGTCGCGGTGTACGTCGCCCACATGCCCTCGGTGCGGGTGAAGCTGAACGCCGGGTTCACCGCCGCGCAGCGCGACGAGAGCGCGGACGCGCTGGGCGAGGCGATCGCCGGTGAGCAACTGCCCAGGGTGGTCCTGCTCGGCGATCTGAACGGCACCATGAACGACCGCTCACTCAACGCCGTCACCTCCCAGATGCGTTCCACCCAGGGCGCCGCGGGCAGCGGCTTCGGGTTCAGCTGGCCGGCGTCGCTCCCGATGGCGCGGATCGACCAGATCATGGTCAGGGGAGTGGAGCCGGTGAGCTCCTGGACCCTGCCGCGCACGGGCAGCGACCATCTGCCGATCGCCGCGCGGGTGAACGTCACCACATCGGAAACCGGGTCGTAA
- a CDS encoding DUF3105 domain-containing protein, which yields MDAAPRTGTEQHKARMEEMHRAQRVRERRNRWLTMAAGTVVVAGLVTGGVVLLNSGSSDAAPAAASDGKGGEKGGGEGRFVTRADGVRTWKGTLDRNHTTTPVTYPMEPPVGGDHNPVWQNCNGDVYSEPVKNEAAVHALEHGAVWVTYNSKASKADVAALAAKVRKTPYTLMSPVEDQKDPLMLSAWAHQRSVTGANDPHVDKFLSEFVQGPQTPEPGATCTGGLDR from the coding sequence ATGGATGCCGCGCCCCGGACCGGTACCGAACAGCACAAGGCCCGCATGGAGGAGATGCACCGGGCGCAGCGCGTCCGTGAGCGGCGCAACCGGTGGCTCACGATGGCCGCGGGCACGGTCGTCGTGGCCGGGCTGGTCACCGGCGGCGTGGTGCTGCTGAACTCGGGATCCTCGGACGCCGCGCCGGCCGCTGCGAGCGACGGGAAGGGCGGTGAGAAGGGCGGCGGCGAAGGGCGCTTCGTCACCCGTGCGGACGGCGTACGGACGTGGAAGGGCACGCTGGACCGCAACCACACCACCACCCCGGTGACCTATCCGATGGAGCCCCCGGTCGGCGGCGACCACAACCCGGTCTGGCAGAACTGCAACGGTGACGTGTACTCCGAACCGGTGAAGAACGAGGCCGCCGTGCACGCGCTGGAGCACGGCGCCGTATGGGTGACGTACAACAGCAAGGCGTCCAAGGCGGACGTGGCCGCGCTCGCGGCGAAGGTGAGGAAGACCCCGTACACGCTGATGAGCCCGGTCGAGGACCAGAAGGACCCCCTCATGCTGTCCGCCTGGGCGCACCAGCGCTCGGTGACGGGCGCGAACGACCCGCACGTGGACAAGTTCCTCTCCGAGTTCGTCCAGGGCCCGCAGACGCCGGAACCGGGTGCCACCTGCACGGGCGGTCTCGACCGGTGA
- a CDS encoding DUF305 domain-containing protein — translation MRHIGLIAGAAAAALVATGAITYAVAEDSGGARSAATVPVADSADAGFARDMAVHHQQAVEMSFVVRDRTTDTEVRRLAYDIAQTQANQRGMLLGWLDLWELPKVSAKPPMAWMGMGGMPAGEDGALMPGMATNTEMRELGELDGRQAEVFYLQLMTDHHKGGVHMAEGCVARCAVGVEKRLARGMVASQRSELRLMADMLKERGAAPRS, via the coding sequence GTGAGGCACATCGGGCTGATCGCCGGGGCCGCGGCGGCGGCCCTGGTGGCGACGGGGGCGATCACGTACGCGGTCGCCGAGGACAGCGGCGGGGCGCGCTCCGCCGCGACGGTGCCCGTCGCCGATTCGGCGGACGCCGGCTTCGCCCGGGACATGGCGGTCCACCATCAGCAGGCGGTCGAGATGTCGTTCGTCGTGCGCGACCGCACCACGGACACCGAAGTGCGCCGTCTCGCCTACGACATCGCGCAGACGCAGGCCAACCAGCGGGGCATGCTGCTGGGTTGGCTCGACCTGTGGGAACTGCCGAAGGTGTCGGCGAAGCCGCCGATGGCGTGGATGGGCATGGGCGGCATGCCCGCGGGCGAGGACGGCGCGCTGATGCCCGGCATGGCGACGAACACCGAGATGCGCGAGCTGGGCGAACTCGACGGCAGGCAGGCCGAGGTGTTCTACCTCCAGCTCATGACCGACCACCACAAGGGCGGGGTCCACATGGCCGAGGGCTGTGTCGCCCGCTGCGCGGTCGGTGTGGAGAAGCGGCTCGCGCGGGGCATGGTCGCGTCACAGCGGTCGGAGCTGCGGCTGATGGCCGACATGCTCAAGGAGCGTGGCGCGGCGCCCCGTTCCTGA
- a CDS encoding S53 family peptidase → MRSNRATARAGVSLAATLPLLAGALALGIPAHAADHPSRSTLAGTKPVWATATADKGATSDSAQVRARVYLAGRDAAGLAQYAAAVSDPSSASYGKHLSAAEAQARFGATQAQVDAVKSWLASSGLKVTSVTPHYVAVSGDVAAVEKAFGTQLHNFAKGSRTYRAPAQTASVPASLTGAVLTVTGLDNAPHKAKHKDQLPPPDDVFKNSGPFSTYHGSNVASTLPSAYGQKVPYAVKGYTGKELRSAYGAGKYTGKGVRVAITDAYASPTIAYDAATYAKKNGDKPWKTGQLRQVLPAGYTDTEECGAAGWYGEETLDVEAVHAVAPDANVVYVGAASCYDDDLLDSLSKIVDNHLADIVSNSWGDIEANETPDVAAAYDQVFQFGAVEGIGFYFSSGDDGDEVANTGTKQVDTPANSAWVTAVGGTSLAVGKGHKYLWETGWGTQKASLSKDGKSWAGFPGAFTSGAGGGTSRTVPQPSYQKNVVPKALATANNKAGNRVVPDIAAIADPNTGFLVGQTQTFPNGSEKYSEYRIGGTSLAAPVIAAVQALAQEARGGKAIGFANPAIYSKYGSKVYHDVVDRPTGKDLAVARVDYVNGVDAADGLGYSVRSLGKDSSLQAVKGYDTVTGVGSPAPGYVESYPRR, encoded by the coding sequence ATGAGATCCAACCGTGCCACAGCGCGCGCCGGAGTGAGCTTGGCGGCGACCCTGCCGTTGCTCGCCGGCGCACTGGCGCTCGGCATACCCGCGCACGCTGCGGACCACCCGAGCCGCAGCACGCTCGCGGGCACCAAGCCCGTCTGGGCGACGGCCACGGCGGACAAGGGCGCCACCTCGGACAGCGCCCAGGTCCGCGCCCGGGTCTACCTGGCCGGACGGGACGCCGCCGGCCTCGCCCAGTACGCCGCGGCGGTCTCCGACCCGTCGTCGGCCTCGTACGGCAAGCACCTGAGCGCCGCGGAGGCGCAGGCGCGCTTCGGCGCGACGCAGGCCCAGGTGGACGCCGTGAAGTCGTGGCTGGCGTCGTCGGGGCTGAAGGTCACCTCCGTGACCCCGCACTACGTCGCCGTCTCCGGTGACGTCGCCGCCGTCGAGAAGGCGTTCGGCACCCAGCTGCACAACTTCGCCAAGGGTTCCAGGACCTACCGCGCCCCGGCGCAGACGGCGTCGGTGCCGGCCTCCCTGACCGGCGCCGTCCTGACCGTCACCGGCCTGGACAACGCCCCGCACAAGGCGAAGCACAAGGACCAACTGCCGCCGCCGGACGACGTCTTCAAGAACTCCGGGCCGTTCTCCACGTACCACGGCTCCAACGTCGCGAGCACGCTGCCCTCCGCGTACGGCCAGAAGGTCCCGTACGCCGTCAAGGGCTACACCGGCAAGGAGCTGCGGTCCGCCTACGGCGCGGGCAAGTACACCGGCAAGGGCGTCCGCGTCGCCATCACCGACGCCTACGCCTCGCCGACCATCGCCTACGACGCGGCCACCTACGCGAAGAAGAACGGCGACAAGCCCTGGAAGACGGGCCAGTTGCGCCAGGTGCTCCCGGCCGGCTACACGGACACCGAGGAGTGCGGGGCGGCCGGCTGGTACGGCGAGGAGACCCTCGACGTCGAGGCCGTGCACGCGGTCGCGCCGGACGCGAACGTCGTCTACGTCGGCGCCGCGTCCTGCTACGACGACGACCTGCTCGACTCGCTGAGCAAGATCGTCGACAACCACCTGGCCGACATCGTCTCCAACTCCTGGGGCGACATCGAGGCCAACGAGACGCCGGACGTCGCGGCGGCCTACGACCAGGTCTTCCAGTTCGGCGCGGTCGAGGGCATCGGCTTCTACTTCTCCTCCGGCGACGACGGCGACGAGGTCGCGAACACCGGTACCAAGCAGGTCGACACCCCGGCCAACTCGGCGTGGGTGACCGCCGTCGGCGGTACCTCGCTGGCCGTCGGCAAGGGCCACAAGTACCTGTGGGAGACCGGCTGGGGCACCCAGAAGGCCTCGCTGTCCAAGGACGGCAAGAGCTGGGCGGGCTTCCCCGGCGCGTTCACCTCGGGCGCGGGCGGCGGCACCAGCAGGACGGTTCCGCAGCCGTCGTACCAGAAGAACGTGGTGCCGAAGGCGCTGGCCACGGCCAACAACAAGGCCGGCAACCGCGTCGTCCCGGACATCGCGGCGATCGCCGACCCGAACACCGGCTTCCTGGTGGGCCAGACGCAGACCTTCCCGAACGGCTCGGAGAAGTACAGCGAGTACCGCATCGGCGGCACCTCGCTTGCCGCGCCGGTCATCGCGGCCGTCCAGGCACTCGCCCAGGAGGCCCGCGGCGGCAAGGCGATCGGCTTCGCCAACCCGGCGATCTACTCCAAGTACGGCTCGAAGGTCTACCACGACGTGGTGGACCGGCCGACCGGCAAGGACCTCGCGGTCGCGCGGGTCGACTACGTCAACGGCGTCGACGCCGCGGACGGCCTGGGCTACTCCGTCCGCAGCCTCGGCAAGGACAGCTCGCTCCAGGCGGTCAAGGGCTACGACACCGTCACCGGCGTGGGCTCGCCCGCGCCCGGCTACGTCGAGTCCTACCCCCGCCGCTGA
- a CDS encoding MFS transporter — MPLAVLALAVGAFGIGTTEFVMMGLLPDVAGDLHISIPAAGHLVSAYALGVVIGAPLLAAVTSRLPRRHVLIGLMALFVVGNALSALAPGYHWLLAARFLSGLPHGAYFGVGAVVAAALVPPERKARSVSLMLLGLTLANVIGVPVATLMGQHLGWRTTFLAVSVIGVAAIAALALLVPHDRGHAPAAGLRRELAALRSLPVWLALLTTVAGCGALFSAYSYITPMLTRSAGYTEAGVTLVLALFGVGATAGNLLGGRLADRSTRGTLFGALVALVVVLALFPLMMRTHWSAALAVALLGTAAFATGSPLQLMVMEKASTAPSLASAANQAAFNLANAGGAWIGGLALAAGLGVTSPALAGAALAVLGLAVAGTAHRVDLRRAGAVRGRERVLASHLPATARPGVPSAPSSTGEPRAEAV, encoded by the coding sequence ATGCCCCTGGCTGTGCTCGCCCTCGCCGTGGGCGCTTTCGGCATCGGCACCACCGAGTTCGTCATGATGGGGCTGCTCCCCGACGTCGCCGGCGACCTGCACATCTCGATTCCCGCGGCCGGGCACCTGGTCTCCGCGTACGCGCTGGGCGTCGTCATCGGCGCCCCGCTGCTGGCCGCCGTCACCTCGCGACTGCCCCGCCGCCACGTCCTGATCGGCCTCATGGCCCTGTTCGTCGTCGGCAACGCGCTCTCCGCCCTCGCGCCCGGCTACCACTGGCTGCTGGCCGCCCGCTTCCTCAGCGGACTGCCGCACGGCGCCTACTTCGGCGTGGGCGCCGTGGTCGCGGCGGCCCTGGTGCCGCCGGAGCGCAAGGCGCGCTCGGTGTCCCTGATGCTGCTCGGCCTGACCCTCGCGAACGTCATCGGCGTCCCGGTCGCCACGCTCATGGGCCAGCACCTCGGCTGGCGGACGACCTTCCTCGCGGTCAGCGTGATCGGGGTCGCCGCGATCGCGGCCCTCGCCCTGCTGGTTCCGCACGACCGCGGCCACGCCCCCGCGGCCGGACTGCGCCGCGAACTGGCCGCCCTGCGCTCGCTCCCCGTCTGGCTGGCCCTGCTGACGACCGTGGCCGGATGCGGCGCGCTGTTCTCCGCGTACAGCTACATCACGCCGATGCTCACCCGCTCCGCCGGGTACACCGAGGCCGGAGTGACGCTGGTGCTGGCCCTGTTCGGGGTCGGCGCGACCGCCGGCAACCTGCTCGGCGGGCGCCTGGCCGACCGCTCGACGCGGGGCACGCTGTTCGGCGCGCTCGTCGCGCTGGTGGTCGTCCTGGCACTGTTCCCGCTGATGATGCGGACCCACTGGAGCGCGGCCCTCGCGGTGGCCCTGCTCGGCACGGCGGCGTTCGCCACCGGTTCGCCGCTCCAGCTCATGGTCATGGAGAAGGCGTCCACGGCCCCGTCCCTGGCCTCCGCGGCCAACCAGGCCGCGTTCAACCTGGCGAACGCGGGCGGCGCCTGGATCGGCGGGCTGGCGCTCGCCGCGGGCCTCGGCGTGACCTCGCCGGCCCTCGCGGGGGCCGCCCTCGCGGTACTGGGCCTCGCGGTGGCCGGCACGGCCCACCGGGTGGACCTGCGGCGGGCGGGCGCCGTGCGGGGGCGGGAGCGCGTGCTCGCCTCGCACCTGCCGGCCACGGCACGTCCGGGAGTTCCTTCCGCCCCGTCGAGCACGGGGGAGCCGCGGGCGGAGGCGGTTTGA
- a CDS encoding TetR/AcrR family transcriptional regulator gives MSLADSHTAADAPVRGRPRSEAVEHAILEGVMKLLEDGVPLAELSIERIARTAGVGKATIYRRWSGKEELFVDVVRAAEPPDPELPGTSMRDDLVAILEQLRRRGLVSRSSLILHNVYAQMKSSPKIWCAYHATVVEPRRRLQVEVLRRGQRDGELRRDVDVEVLVDLFVGPMLVRSVMRPDADLPEGLSEQIVDLLLEGLRPVSSPR, from the coding sequence GTGAGCCTTGCCGACAGCCACACCGCTGCCGACGCCCCCGTTCGGGGGCGCCCCCGCAGCGAAGCGGTGGAACACGCCATTCTGGAGGGCGTGATGAAGCTGCTGGAGGACGGTGTGCCGCTGGCCGAACTCTCCATCGAACGCATCGCCCGCACCGCGGGCGTCGGCAAGGCCACCATCTACCGGCGCTGGAGCGGCAAGGAGGAGCTGTTCGTCGACGTCGTACGCGCCGCCGAGCCCCCCGACCCCGAACTGCCGGGCACCTCCATGCGCGACGACCTCGTGGCCATCCTCGAACAGCTGCGCCGCCGCGGCCTGGTGAGCCGCAGCTCGCTCATCCTGCACAACGTCTACGCGCAGATGAAGAGCAGCCCGAAGATCTGGTGCGCCTACCACGCGACCGTCGTCGAGCCACGGCGCAGGCTCCAGGTGGAGGTCCTGCGCCGCGGGCAGCGCGACGGCGAACTGCGCCGGGACGTCGACGTCGAGGTACTCGTCGACCTCTTCGTCGGACCCATGCTGGTGCGCAGCGTGATGCGCCCGGACGCCGACCTGCCCGAGGGCCTGTCGGAGCAGATAGTGGACCTGCTGCTCGAAGGGCTACGGCCTGTCAGTTCCCCGCGCTGA
- a CDS encoding RrF2 family transcriptional regulator, which translates to MRLLRSTDMALRVLMRLAVAGESSPTTREVADDMGVPYTHTAKVVAELQHRGLLAARRGRGGGLTLTEAGRNASVGALVRSLEGEGDVADCEGSTPCPLSSDCRLRGALRRAQEAFYAALDPLTVADMVAAPTGPLLLGLPAMRRAT; encoded by the coding sequence ATGCGGCTGCTGCGCTCCACCGACATGGCGCTGCGCGTCCTGATGCGGCTCGCGGTCGCCGGAGAGTCGAGCCCCACGACCCGGGAGGTCGCGGACGACATGGGCGTGCCGTACACGCACACCGCGAAGGTGGTCGCCGAACTCCAGCACCGCGGTCTGCTCGCGGCCCGCCGCGGCCGCGGCGGCGGACTGACGCTCACCGAAGCGGGCCGCAACGCCTCGGTCGGCGCCCTCGTGCGCTCCCTGGAGGGCGAGGGCGACGTGGCCGACTGCGAGGGCAGCACTCCCTGCCCGCTCAGCTCCGACTGCCGCCTGCGCGGGGCCCTGCGCCGGGCCCAGGAGGCCTTCTACGCCGCCCTCGACCCTCTCACGGTCGCCGACATGGTCGCGGCCCCGACGGGACCGCTGCTGCTGGGCCTGCCCGCCATGCGGCGGGCGACCTGA
- a CDS encoding globin domain-containing protein encodes MLSEQSAATVRATLPAVGAAIERITERFYARLFDAHPELLRDLFNRGNQAAGTQRQALAGSIAGFATHLVANPDQRPDLMLQRIAHKHASLGVTPEQYPIVHEHLFAAIAEVLGDAATPEVADAWTEVYWLMANALIAIEKRLYEQSEQRGWRAWEVVERTEETADVATFRLRPADGAPVPGYRAGQYVSVGVELPDGARQIRQYSLTAAPGSPERQFAVKRVAGDATTPDGEVSNHLHAHVRVGDVLQLSAPYGDLVIEETEAPLLLGSAGIGVTPMIAMLEQLALAGHRAPVTVVHADRSPTTHALRSDHQAYASKLPDARPVFFYEQDAEGAGRPGLVDLGDVEVPAGTRAYLCGPLPFMRAVREQLIGKGVSPADIHYEVFGPDLWLAQPAA; translated from the coding sequence ATGCTGTCCGAGCAGTCAGCAGCAACCGTCCGCGCCACCCTCCCCGCCGTCGGCGCGGCCATCGAGCGGATCACCGAGCGCTTCTACGCCAGACTGTTCGACGCCCACCCCGAGCTGCTGCGCGACCTGTTCAACCGCGGCAACCAGGCCGCCGGCACCCAGAGGCAGGCTCTGGCCGGCTCCATCGCCGGCTTCGCCACCCACCTCGTGGCGAACCCGGACCAGCGGCCCGACCTGATGCTCCAGCGCATCGCTCACAAGCACGCGTCGCTCGGGGTGACTCCGGAGCAGTACCCGATCGTCCACGAGCACCTGTTCGCGGCCATCGCCGAGGTGCTCGGCGACGCGGCGACCCCCGAGGTCGCCGACGCCTGGACCGAGGTCTACTGGCTGATGGCCAACGCCCTCATCGCCATCGAGAAGCGCCTGTACGAGCAGAGCGAGCAGCGGGGCTGGCGCGCGTGGGAGGTCGTCGAGCGGACCGAGGAGACCGCGGACGTGGCCACCTTCAGGCTGCGCCCCGCCGACGGCGCCCCGGTGCCCGGCTACCGGGCCGGCCAGTACGTCTCGGTCGGCGTCGAGCTCCCGGACGGGGCCCGCCAGATCCGCCAGTACAGCCTGACCGCGGCCCCCGGATCGCCGGAGCGGCAGTTCGCCGTCAAGCGGGTGGCCGGCGACGCCACGACGCCCGACGGCGAGGTCTCGAACCACCTGCACGCACACGTGCGCGTGGGTGACGTCCTCCAGCTCTCCGCCCCGTACGGCGACCTCGTCATCGAGGAGACCGAGGCACCACTGCTGCTCGGCTCCGCGGGCATCGGCGTCACCCCGATGATCGCCATGCTGGAGCAGCTCGCCCTCGCCGGTCACCGCGCCCCGGTGACCGTGGTCCACGCCGACCGCTCGCCCACCACGCACGCGCTCCGCTCCGACCACCAGGCGTACGCGTCCAAGCTGCCGGACGCGCGCCCTGTCTTCTTCTACGAGCAGGACGCCGAAGGGGCCGGGCGGCCCGGCCTGGTCGACCTCGGCGACGTCGAGGTCCCGGCCGGCACGCGCGCGTACCTGTGCGGTCCGCTGCCCTTCATGCGGGCGGTGCGCGAGCAGCTGATCGGCAAGGGCGTGTCCCCGGCCGACATCCACTACGAGGTCTTCGGCCCGGACCTGTGGCTGGCCCAGCCGGCCGCCTGA